The sequence below is a genomic window from Citricoccus muralis.
CCTGGCGACGATCCGCATGCCACCGCGCGGAGCGTGCTCTACGGCGTTCTGCAGCACAGCGGGGCCGAACTCTCGGCGCACGAGACCATCGTGGCCGAACAGGAGCAGTGGGGCTCGATCGCCCAGCTCGCCGCCGAGTACGAGACGATCGCTGCCGCTGCTCAGCATGACCGCTGGGCCACCCTCGTTCGAGGCTCCGGACTCTCCGAAGAGCAGGCCGAGAGTGCCGTCGAGTCCGAAGCGTTCGGCCCGCTCGCGGCTGAACTCCGCAGGGCTGAAGCGAACCATCACGATGTCGATGAGTTGCTGCCGCGCCTCGTCGCTGCGCGCGGGTTCGGCGACGCGGACGACATCGCCGCCGTCCTCCACTACCGCGTCGAACGGGCGACCGCGCGACCCGCAGGATCAGGCCGGACCCGCAAACCACCGCGACTCATTGCCGGCCTCATCCCACAGGCTCATGGAGTCATCGACGCCGAGATGCGAGCGGCCCTCGACGAGCGAGAAGCACTGGTCGAGGCACGCGCCGACGCCGCACTCGAAGCCGCACTTGCCGAGGGTGCACCGTGGACGAAGACACTTGGAACGCCGCCCACCGACCGACGACGAGCCACGACCTGGCGCAAGGCCGCCCGCGTAGTCGCCGCCTACCGAGACCGCTACCGCATCACCGACGAGACGGCCCTCAGCGCCTCGCCCGAGTCGGCCGCACAGAAGATCGACGCTGCGCGGGCACGAGCGGCGCTTGAACAGGTACGAGCCTTGGAGCCAACAGGGGAGCCGCGGCCGACAGGGCGAACGCCTGGCAAACAGGTGCCCGGCGTCTCGCTGTGAACCTCTGCGGGATGTTCCGACGCGGAACCGACCGCATCGCTAGGATGGAGTGAGGTGACGTGTCGGTTCGGCGAGCCTGCACGCTGCGAGAACGTCAACTGTGTTCTCCTGGAGGTGAGCGTCTAGACGGGAAGGAGCGCTGAGGCTTGGCAACGTACGCAGTGAAACTTGAGCGCTCGGCGCCGCTTACACTCCCGAGACACCCGGAAGCACCCGAAGAAGAGTCCTTCGAAGAGTGGTGCGCGCGGGAGAAGGCCACAGGGCGTCCGCTCGCCGTCGACCTCTTCTCCGGCGCAGGAGGGCTCGGTGCCGGTGTAGAAGCCGCAGGCTGGACCGTTGTCGCTGCCGTGGATCATGACCGCGCGGCCCTTGAGACGCACCAATCCAACTTCCGCGGGCTTGCCCTCGATGTGGACATGTCCGACCAAGACCAAGTGGCGGCTCTCATCGAGAGGCTCCAGCCGCTTGGGATTGATCTTGTCGCGGGAGGGCCACCCTGCCAGCCATTCAGCCGGGCGGGCCGCGCGAAGATACGAAGCCTCATCAACGAGGGAGTCCGTGAGGAGGAGGACGCCAGAAAGGAGCTCTGGCGATCCTTCATCGACGTTGTTCTCGCGGTCGCGCCTCGGGCGGTGCTCATGGAGAACGTCCCGGATATGGCAATCGGCGACGACCTGACCGTCATTCGCGAGATCGCCATGCTCCTCGAAGAGGCCGGCTATATCGTCGACTATCGACTCCTCGATGCGTGGCGCTACGGGGTGCCCCAACACCGCAAGCGCTTCATCCTCCAGGCACGCAACGACGGAGCGCTCCCGGTCTGGCCAGAACCAGCGACGACCCGTCCCACTGTTCGCGACGCCATCGCCGACCTGCCAACGCTGAACGACACTACGGGAGCACGTGAGCTGCGCTACACGGGAGAGCCCTCCAGCGCGCTGGCCAAGGCACTGCGAGGGGACGGGCAGAGCGACGTCATCCACGACCACATGACTCGCCCCGTTCGCGACGACGATCGCGAAGCCTTTGAGCTCATGACCTCATCAACGCTGTATTCGGACCTTCCTGAACGGCTCCGCCGCTACCGTTCAGACACGTTCAACGACAAGTACAAGCGCCTTGACTGGGACGACTTGAGTAGAACAATCACGGCCCACATTGCCAAGGACGGTTACTGGTACATCCATCCCGCCGAGCATCGCACGCTCACCGTCCGCGAAGCCGCACGCATCCAGACGTTCGCAGACGACTTCCGCTTCGCCGGAACCCGCAGTGATGCGTTCCGGCAGATCGGCAACGCCGTTCCACCAAGCCTGGGCAAGTACGTCGCCGAGGCGATCCTCCCGTTGGACTTGCCGCGCACT
It includes:
- a CDS encoding DNA cytosine methyltransferase, which gives rise to MATYAVKLERSAPLTLPRHPEAPEEESFEEWCAREKATGRPLAVDLFSGAGGLGAGVEAAGWTVVAAVDHDRAALETHQSNFRGLALDVDMSDQDQVAALIERLQPLGIDLVAGGPPCQPFSRAGRAKIRSLINEGVREEEDARKELWRSFIDVVLAVAPRAVLMENVPDMAIGDDLTVIREIAMLLEEAGYIVDYRLLDAWRYGVPQHRKRFILQARNDGALPVWPEPATTRPTVRDAIADLPTLNDTTGARELRYTGEPSSALAKALRGDGQSDVIHDHMTRPVRDDDREAFELMTSSTLYSDLPERLRRYRSDTFNDKYKRLDWDDLSRTITAHIAKDGYWYIHPAEHRTLTVREAARIQTFADDFRFAGTRSDAFRQIGNAVPPSLGKYVAEAILPLDLPRTEAPRLPAMRELLVQWAKEQRAVKWWCYPGPDMTQAAAAVASLLDVHRMPTAAAETLMTPLRGAEELSLDLLQHIDVHTLSATRKRTMRALRECLRDEDNKDWPEHVESALGEAQGRLYSLLQGSDELVVNGHVSKVVALLMDLPDDHTGLRTDIKVALAQLVSSGEEASLRMCAIRGITVAEARARIASNVVSVRDAAPEESAS